GCCCTCACGGCAGCCAGGACATCCAGGAGAAACTCCGACTTCCGGCTGCGGCTAAGCACTCCCAGGTAAGCAATGACCTGACGGCCCTCAAACAACGAAGGCCGAACTGAAGGCGCGCATACATTCTTGAAATGGGCGGCATCCACCCCCATCGGCACGGCCGTCATGCGTGCTCTTGCAACGCCTTTTCCTGCCATGAATTCAAGCATGGCGTCACTTTGCACAAATAAGTGGTCAACCCTAGCCGCCAAAAAACCGTAGTAAAGGCTCCGCGCACTGACAGCGCGCAAACCATTCACCAGCCAAACCAGCAAACCCTGCCTTCGCCCGATTTCTTCGTGCCGAATTCTGAATCCTTCGACAAAAGGAAAAGACATCCAATAGGCCATTTTTCGCCCGCTCACGCGTGCATACAGCAAAGCAATCAAACCCGTTCGTATCTTGTCGCGAACTTGAATCAGGCGATGTTCAGAATTAACTCGCCATAGCAAAGAAACATCAAGTAACGGGCGCAGCATGTGTCCCAAAATGCCCTTGCGCTCGCGTCCATGCAAAAACACTTGCCCCGCTGGCCAAGCGTGCGCTTCTGCAACGCTGCGCCCACTTGCCAATTGTCCGAGCAGGTCGGATTGAATGCCTAGCTTGGGCAACTCTTTGCCGAACAAGACGGCCACATCCGGTCTGAACGCAGGCAGGTGGTCGTACATCAAGAACAGGATTCTCAGGGCGGCCAACTCAATCACCCTGACCACTGGTCAAAATTCGCGCCGGCACGCCGACCGCAATAGCGCCCGCAGGCACATCCTTCAACACCACAGCATTGGCTCCGATTTTGGCGCCGCGTCCAATCCGTACCGGACCGAGCACACAAGCACCCGCGCCAATATCGACGTCATCCTCAATGATGGGAACTTCGAGATATCCGGATCGTCCACCCAGGGTTACGTTCTGAGAAATCTTGACGTTGTTGCCAATGACGACCCGAGCATGCACCACGATGCCCAATCCGCTGTAACCAAATAAAACATTTCGACCAACGGAAACGCTGGGTGGCAGGGCAATGGAAAAAAGCACTCTATTCAAAATATAGAGGAAGCGAGGGATCACAGGCACACCATATTCCGCAAGCAGATGCGCGACCCTAAAAATACGAATCATTGAACCCCCCGAACACAGCCACCTACGCAAGCGCCCACACGATCAATATTCACCGAATCAGCGCAGCCAATCGAGGTGATAGCAATATCAGGACAGTGAACCACCACCGTCGCCCGACAATCGCACGCCAGCCTGAAACCCACAACTTCACCGCTGCGGTTCTCATCCCCTTAACGACCAAAACTCTAGCAAGAGTCAATCGCATCT
This region of Paucibacter aquatile genomic DNA includes:
- a CDS encoding glycosyltransferase, which translates into the protein MYDHLPAFRPDVAVLFGKELPKLGIQSDLLGQLASGRSVAEAHAWPAGQVFLHGRERKGILGHMLRPLLDVSLLWRVNSEHRLIQVRDKIRTGLIALLYARVSGRKMAYWMSFPFVEGFRIRHEEIGRRQGLLVWLVNGLRAVSARSLYYGFLAARVDHLFVQSDAMLEFMAGKGVARARMTAVPMGVDAAHFKNVCAPSVRPSLFEGRQVIAYLGVLSRSRKSEFLLDVLAAVRASMPNAFLLLAGDAASEDEQIWFREQIAVRGLSDHVWLTGWLPQAQALPLLKCAALGLSPFPRDYLFDTNSPTKAIEYLALGIPCVGNENPDQRLVLESSEGGLCVPMDVTSFRDAALKLLSDPEYAKDCGVRGQAWVAQHRSYQAIAAKVAAVYQQLLAR
- a CDS encoding serine O-acetyltransferase; the encoded protein is MIRIFRVAHLLAEYGVPVIPRFLYILNRVLFSIALPPSVSVGRNVLFGYSGLGIVVHARVVIGNNVKISQNVTLGGRSGYLEVPIIEDDVDIGAGACVLGPVRIGRGAKIGANAVVLKDVPAGAIAVGVPARILTSGQGD